The window NNNNNNNNNNNNNNNNNNNNNNNNNNNNNNNNNNNNNNNNNNNNNNNNNNNNNNNNNNNNNNNNNNNNNNNNNNNNNNNNNNNNNNNNNNNNNNNNNNNNNNNNNNNNNNNNNNNNNNNNNNNNNNNNNNNNNNNNNNNNNNNNNNNNNNNNNNNNNNNNNNNNNNNNNNNNNNNNNNNNNNNNNNNNNNNNNNNNNNNNNNNNNNNNNNNNNNNNNNNNNNNNNNNNNNNNNNNNNNNNNNNNNNNNNNNNNNNNNNNNNNNNNNNNNNNNNNNNNNNNNNNNNNNNNNNNNNNNNNNNNNNNNNNNNNNNNNNNNNNNNNNNNNNNNNNNNNNNNNNNNNNNNNNNNNNNNNNNNNNNNNNNNNNNNNNNNNNNNNNNNNNNNNNNNNNNNNNNNNNNNNNNNNNNNNNNNNNNNNNNNNNNNNNNNNNNNNNNNNNNNNNNNNNNNNNNNNNNNNNNNNNNNNNNNNNNNNNNNNNNNNNNNNNNNNNNNNNNNNNNNNNNNNNNNNNNNNNNNNNNNNNNNNNNNNNNNNNNNNNNNNNNNNNNNNNNNNNNNNNNNNNNNNNNNNNNNNNNNNNNNNNNNNNNNNNNNNNNNNNNNNNNNNNNNNNNNNNNNNNNNNNNNNNNNNNNNNNNNNNNNNNNNNNNNNNNNNNNNNNNNNNNNNNNNNNNNNNNNNNNNNNNNNNNNNNNNNNNNNNNNNNNNNNNNNNNNNNNNNNNNNNNNNNNNNNNNNNNNNNGCTGCGGAGGAAATCTTCACCGAGGTGGAAAAAACCATCGTCCGCTACGAGGAGGACATTAAACTGCTGGAGATCCGCTGGAAACCGCAGATAAACGCCAACACGACCGGTAAGAAATctcaaaaatacaaactaacaAAGCAAATTCATCCGCGTCCATGAAAAATGTAACTGTGGCCATTTTGAAGAATAAATAGTTGCAAACAAGGAGCAGAACAGTCAGGAGTTTCTTTCAGCTCCAGAACCTCAGTCGGTTCTGATccgttaaaataaataatctgagaACAAACTCCGTGTTTCAGTCCAGAACAACTGATATTAAGATCAACCGAACCTCAGTGTGTTTAACTGGAGTGAAGCTGGTTGTCAGAGAAAGCATCACCAACAGAGCGCCGATTCACCgattcaccatggcaaccatttaaaAACCCAACATGCTGCTACAGGAAGGGCTTTTAACGAATAAATGGTTTTAACAACAAGAATTAAGCACTCAGTGTGAAACTTGTTCTACGCTTCCTCTTTGcatctgatttgttgttttatttacagactGCGGAATATTTATCTGAACTGATTCATGAAGAAATGAAGCATCCCTGTCGATGCATGATGTGTCATATAATGTCATGGAAAGTCCAGAGAACTGCATGTTTTTGGTTGATTTATTATAAACTAAACTTTACTAAAATGTCCTAAAcggtggaaaaataaaaagtttcagcTCCAAAGCTGCTGATTATAGATCAGATCCAATCAGAAGAGCTGCGAACTGATTGGTTCAGACAGGTTCTGCTAAATGAAGGAAAAGAACCACTGAAGTTCATCACATATTtagtaaatgtttcagatcttcAAACAGACTTTGATATCATAGATAAAATGattaaactgcttttaaaaccaGACCTGATCACTGCCTGACTGATAGTCATGAAATCTCTTCAATAGAACCAAATAGATCCGTCTGACAGCATGAAGTCGGCTAAGATCTCAGAAACCAACACAGATGATCAAGTCCGGCTGCTTCTTCCTGATGAACCTGCAGCTCCATCATGGTCGTCACTTTAATGATCTCCATCATTCCTCTTCCCTGCAGAGCGCCCAAATCATCGTTTCCATGGTGAGGAGGGGGTTCAAACTGACCTGAGCGCCAGtgaagaaccagaacctccatgTTTCCAGAGGAACCAGCAGGAACGCGGGCGTCTCCATCATCCAGACAGCCAGAAGGAACCAGAATATTCCTGGTtgaatcagaaccagcaggaagcagaacctCCACGGTGTGCAGAGGTTAAAGAGGAGCTGGACGAACCAGAACCTCCGACTGGGCCGAACCAGGAGGAGGTGAAAGAGGAACAAccagagctgctgcagattaaagaggaggaagaggaagaggaggcgtGCAGCAGCCAGCAGGTGGAGCAGTTCATCCTGAAGCAGGAGCACTTTGACTTCACCGAGCCTCTGAGTCAGGAAGCCGACCTCAGCGAGGGAGAACCCAACATCCAGCGTCTGTACGCCGTCAGCTTCCCTTCAGCTGGGAACCAGAGCCATGAAGAACGCAGCTTCCCTGCGTCCGACCCGATGGTGTCCGCCACCGATAAATCGGTCAAATGCGACGTTTGTGGGAAAGTCTTTAAGAAGAAGCATCACTTCAACCGCCATCAGAGGATCCACTCCGGCGTGCGGCCGTATGCTTGCACGATCTGCGGGAAAGGCTTCACGCAGAGCGGCCACCTGAAGAACCACATCAGGACCCACACCGGCGAGCGGCCCTTCTCCTGCGACACCTGCGGGAAAAGTTTCTCTCAGGTGGTCAGCCTGAACGTCCACATGCGGATCCACACCGGCGAGAGGCCGTACGCCTGCGAAATCTGCGGTAAAAGTTTTACAGTGGTGACCAACCTGAACTTCCACAGGGGAACCCACGCAGACGAGAGACCGTTCCCCTGCGAGACGTGTGGGAAGGGCTTTGGGAACTACACGTCGCTCAAAGCCCACCGCAGGATCCACACGCAGGGCCGGCTGCATTTCTGCGAAAGCTGCGGGAAAAGCTTCACCAAAAACGCAGCGCTGAAGGTCCACATGAGGACGCACACGGGCGAGAGGCCATACCTGTGTGAACGCTGTGGGAAATGTTTCATCAGTAAGGGGGACCTGAAAGCTCACGTTAGAACGCACACCGGCGAGAGACCCTTCACCTGCGGGACCTGTGGGAAAAGTTTCATCCAGAGAGGAACTCTGAACGTCCACATGAGGAGCCACACCGCAGGAACTAACACCAACACCGACTGAACAGGATGGTCACATTTACTCTGGTCTCTTTACTGAGCAACTTATTCATCTGACACATGTCCAGATGTTTCAGACAGCTGGACCAAGTGGGGATGAGGAGAGTGTGGCTGGAGACATGAAGGATTCTGAAACATCAAAACTCAGTTATCGGAATGTTGATTTTTGGAACCTGGAAATGTTTCATGAGAGGAACCCGGACCGGTTCTGGTGGAGACATGAGGAACCCGGACCGGTTCTGGTGGAGACATGAGGAACCCGGACCGGTTCTGGTGGAGACATGAGGAACCCGGACCGGTTCTGGTGGAGACATGGGGCTACGTTCTCACAGCTGGTCTTAACGCTCAACTCCATTTTTAATTCCGTTTTCTGTGTGGTTTAGGGCTGCTGTaaacgaatattttagtaatcgagtaatctgttgattattctcacgattaatcagatcaaataaaacattagtaAATCTAACACACCTGTGTTACCATCACTtatcaacatcagtccaatttttcacatttgagcttccctacagttgcttttctgtagtttagaaaattaacctgtaatattaatagctcactttctaagtgtaaaacctgaagaaaatttatacaaaaatctgaaattttattcgatgtaataataaagaggctCACAGATAGCCTCCCTGTTTGTGATCAGGCTACTATAAAACATGTCTATTCTCCAACTTTTGGTTTTCATCTTCTGTCAGTTTAAcagatgaactttgaccttcccagacatttatgtttgtgttcatgTCAGCGACGGGTTTTGACTCCTTTGTTCGTCACACAGAAACATCCACCAGGTCAGTAAGGTCACGATGCTCCTCGCCTCCCATTTGTTGAGACCAGAATGATATGAAgtttattttgtggtattttcaGTAAAGCTCTGCATCTAAAGCCgtccgccgtgttcagtctctccgctcacctgtataaataatcCTGCCGTCGCtctgaaccagcagctctggAGGAGAAAAGCTGCCGAACTCCAAGCATCGCTCCCGTCACTTTAAGGATTTTTATTGGTTCCCGGAAAAACGACAAAAACCAGGACATTACGACGAATCAGTAAAATCCTCCCAGGCCGAACTTGAAAATCGGATGTTATGCTGCCAACACTTagctttcgtcaacaactcaggcGAAAGAGAGAGCGCAAATAAACACGgtgcattaaattaaaaacataacgaAGCTTTGAGGCAGCTTTGAGTCAATTTTCCtggaggaattttaataatcgagggaCTGGAATCACTGggggaatcgtttcagccctgtGCTGCAATCAGACTTCAGTGTGAACGGTTTACGACCCCAAAGCGACTCACATGCTTTACATTAGAATAACAAGACGTCTCACTTGATCAACTGCCTGGTGccttttggttaaaacatgtttgttcttcattcagcaGAGGGAACAGAAGTGAAGCTAGTTTCAACTTTGACCCAGAGGAGAGGAGCCTTTGGATGCACCGACCCAACACGACACTAAGATCCCAAAACCAGCACAGTTACTGAATTTTCACAACTTGGTGATTTAAGTTTCATATTTAGACGAAAATAGCAGGAAGCACAATATCACACAGGTAAAATGATTAAAGGTAGAAAGACGACAGTTTGATGAGCCAGTTTATTCATCAAAGGCTCTAAACTAATGGATTTTAGCTTCggtttaaaggttttattgtttGGGTTCAATGACGTTATTGACCATAaatcagtttgattttattgaagaaatatttctgttccTAAGCCGGATCTGTTTGAGACGTTTGCTGTCGGTTCCAGATGAAATCCTGGACTTTAGTGGAAGCAAGCAGAGCTGCAGTGTCcagacatttcttcttcttcttctccttctaaAGCCGTCTgcataaaagcacatttatctGTAATTAACCTGAAGGTCTTGACTGGGAGCATAAATGAGCTGAttgatgttaaaatatattttttaataatcccATTGAGACTTTCTGAGTTGTAATCGAATCACGAAGTGTCCACAGATCTCCTCCCAgacgttgccatggagactgaATGGCTGTTTGACGTttctgttatggtctgtaaatAACTGACGTTTCTTTGTTAAAGCTGCTGGACGTGGAGACGCTGAGACACATCAACCAACCAAACGGCTCATAATTTAACCTGAAGGTGCTTTAAGTGTGaacaccagcagctgctgcattttgttttatttttgtttgtattcgACCTGATTTGCATGTTTCTcatttgtattaaataaaatatacctGTCACATTAAACGTTATATTAAAGATCTGGAGGGATTTGTCGTGGTCTGCATCACTCTGAGCTGTTTCTCTCTCAGATGAAGAACTCAGGTGCTTCCTGAACGACTGTTTCAGTCGATGCTTGTAACTGTCATGGTGTTATTAAAGTGAGAAGCCACAGCTAACGGTGTGGAGGCTGCAGAGCACAAACCCACACAGCTGCAGGAAAggaatctgattggctggtctAAAGCTGCAGATTCACATTTTCTCCCATTAAATTTTCATTCGTAACCAACTGTTTGTTTATCTTCATTAATAAGACATTGAGGCTCTGTTGGGATTTTCACCAGAGCTTTATTGTCATACATGTAAGATCCTGGTACTGACAGGTTCTTTGttcttaaagacatttttattaagaCTGATTATACAATCCTAAGtactgaaacatttgaaataaatttactttacCAAATTTTAGATGAGAGATCTGATACTTTTACATCCAAAGCCAATTTTTGGCCCGATTCCAGCcaaacaattaatttaaaacaataaatatctttggaaaaatggaaaatagaaaacataaactttagtatttttttatgggGCGTTCATGGAAGATCATgttaaagcacttttttttctaatgagaAAATATTGCTGCGAGTTTTAGCATCATTCTGTCTTATAAATTCACTTCGGTTAttccatgaaaaaaatgtgaaactccTTAACCCTGTACTTTATATTAtgtctattttttaaaacctagcggtatcttttttcatttaaaccagTTAATTTTTACTGCCATCCTGCTGTTCCCCTCCAGTCCTGCAGGGGGCGGTAAACAGACCAATCAGCTGCCTTCTCTCAGTTTCACCCAGCGGAAGTAAAACaaacaggctgcagcagcagctggaggacggTTGTGTTTTCGTACCTTTACTGAATATTTCAGTAATAATGTCTTAGTTCCCTCAGCTGGGAGAGTTCAGGGGTTTAAAGAAAAGCTTCTCGAtggaggaaaagatggaggatgATCGCGGAGCGGAGGATCTCTGCTGGAAACCCGAAACAGAGCCGCAGGGAGTCGGTATGTATCCAGACAGGCCCGTTATAGCTGAGAATGTAGATAAActgtagaaaatgtaatttccttttctttataaAGGTATATGTGTGTATTTGATGCGTTATAAACGGACTTTAGAGCTGAGGCTCTGGATTTAGTGGCGGTGTTGCAGATTAACTGGTCACCAGATTAATTGAAGGTGTTTCTGTTCCGGACCCATTTCACCAAAACAATGTGTCCAGCAGAAAGAACTACAAATCACTGCAACACACGAGGTGATTAACACATTTATGAAGATTTAATGAACTGAACGGATATTGAATTGGCAACGGATTAAATAATATCTGTAAAATCACCAACATAGAACCTGAACATTTTGCGTATTTGATGTTTGAGAATCATCAgttaaagatcaaaatgaatCTTCATTTTACCAGAACAGATGCTAAAGCTGACAGAAATGTTAAGAGCCAagttaaatcaaataaaaagaacgATAACTGACTTTACTACTTTTTTCTCCCTCATCctgtatatttaaatgtttattgtgatgtgaaacattaactaattattgattgtttttccttGGAGACAACTGAAAAATGTGGGTCAGTTGgagaaaaacttaatttttgtgaactttttttccttctcattatagaataataaataattatgttataATACAATTTTGAGCAGACGTCGTTTCATCACCATAATATTCAGtcacactgaaaagaaaaacccattCTGTTCCTTTCTATAGGATTTATATTCACACCAACGTGATGAAGGATCTAAAACATGTTCCTCCTGATCAGCAGTGTGCAGCTGCCATTCAGTTACCTGAAGACTGATCATTTTGGAGAACCTGGTTCTAAAGCAGCTGTACTAAgaatattacaatattgcagTCATGATGAAACAAAAGCTGCTTTGCTTTTGGTTCTGGTGGATCTAGaatctgggctgcacagtggcgcagttggtagagctgttgccttgcagcaagaaggttctgggtttgattcccggtctttctgcatggagtctccatgttctccctgtRcatggtgggttttctccgggtactccggtttcctcccacagtcaaaaacatgactgtcaggttaattggcctctctaaattgtatCGGTGGCAaatcttcttctattcagtgcttgtagcttcatggctccgcatcagttcagcgttacaccggctgatgacgctgctgtgattcactttgtctggtatttatgtagctacatatgttttggctgttctgtgatcatgtcaaagcagcaatttatattaaaaaatgttttatttccgtttgaaagctgcccgcttccatggaaggacaacagaaaatcaaacatgtaattactaaaatcacgataccctcactatgtatccctctgaaaaatgaacccatttaaataaagaaatccctccatggtgatacctcgatagagagtgttcattttatagcgttaacacggagctgtaagtggtccggtatgaaacgggttgATAGAataacacagcacttttaaatttcaataaccagaatgcagaaattgtttccgttgttttaaaaggtttatgtcagtctgccttttccccattgatatgtttcccgaccgccctgaaCCTTaggggctaaaaaaaaaaacgatgcgcacattgcgcaaaactctgaaagaagcgggcaaaacggagcgacgaactaaatgtgaattatggcataaaaacagagaatccgacgctgaacagtgaaaaatcaacacatgatgtgaaacatgacgattaggcggcgcagcaggtgatgagtgaagattactgatggtcaataaaMgataaaataaatgtagcaacaggaaagaaactaaagtggacatagcaataaaacaagagaggataaaactaatcaaaggaaactaaatggaaatgaatgaagaacaaaatgcaagaataaactaagaaactaaagtaaatacagaggaataaactggtatggcaagaccttttgagcaataattaataaagaggactgtatggcaagaataaacagacactatttccagatgaaaggtaaaataatattgttgaagtgccatgggtaggggcgcaactacacattattcaggtggatgcgaaaacataaatcccccccccccaacgagcgagcgtagaaacatacgctcgcctccCTCCCAGctcccctcctccagacgccgatacatttagggcaaaactcgttacatttacctcgttatgtgcgcgaggtgaaggagcgtaaggcgctgaagtgtacgggaaacataatcggtgcgccgattcaaaacatctacaataatgatagtaacattaataataaaataattgtcggtgcaaagtaacctacaaattctttggtggggggcggtgaggggcctggataaaggctgggggggcgctgggctgaaacagggtgagaaacactgaactagTTAATGtctgatgttttcctttttccttcagattttCTAAATCGGCATGTttggaaggaggaagaggaggaaaatctCTCTGAGCCGCTTTGGACCCAACAGACCAGCTCTGTTCTGGACCAGGAACAGAGCTGGTCTTTCATACGTCCAGATATTAAAGAGGAACCGGTGAAACCAGAACTTCCTGATGCTGCAGAGGAACAAGATGAGCAAGAACTGGCAGATCAGAGGGAACCAGAACATTTACTGATCAAAGAGGAACAGGAGGAACTGCAGCTTTCACACGTtaaggaggaaccagaacctgcaggatTCGGATCGGATCGAGGGGAACTGGGACATTTAGGGATTAAAGAGGAAACGGGACAACCAGAACCTTCACACATTAAGGAGGAACAGAGTGAACTAGAGCTTTCATGTGTCaagaaggagcaggaggaaccagaacctgcagcagaacctgcagcagaacctgcagcagaacctgcagcagaacctgctGGACATTCAGAACGGTCCCAGTTTGCAGTCGACCATGAGGAGCCTCAGCTGCTGTCCTTCCTGATCCACAGCAGCCAGCagatccagcagctgctggtgaCCCACTCAGCTGATGGCTTATTGGACTCCTGGTCGGATCAGAGACCCGAATCAGAACCAGGCCTGGATCATCTGTACAGGCAGTCCAGTTCTGAAGCTCAGGGCCGGAGTGAGGCAGGAAGCAGCGGTCCTGTGTCAGACAGCCGGGTCCACTCCGACCCGGAACCACCAGTGAAATGTGACGTTTGTGGGAAAGTGTTCAGATACGAACACAGCCTGGTGGAACACCAGGGAGTCCACTCAGGTGTGAAGCCGTACGCCTGCAACACGTGTGGGAAGAGCTTCACGCAGCCCAGTGGGCTGAAGGTCCACATGAGGATCCACACCGGGGAGAGACCCTTCACCTGCGAGACCTGTGGGAAGAGCTTCCGCTACAGCAGCCACTTCCACGTCCACCGCAGAACTCACACCGGGGAAAACTCCTTCACCTGCAACACCTGTGGGAAGGTCTTCACCCGGATCTGCAGCCTGAACGTACACATGAGGTTTCACACGGGCGATTGGCCGTTTTCCTGTGACACGTGTGGGCGGGGCTTCAGTAACGACTTCCAGCTGGACGTCCACAGGAGGACGCACGCCGGCG of the Poecilia reticulata strain Guanapo unplaced genomic scaffold, Guppy_female_1.0+MT scaffold_260, whole genome shotgun sequence genome contains:
- the LOC103460594 gene encoding gastrula zinc finger protein XlCGF57.1-like is translated as MEEKMEDDRGAEDLCWKPETEPQGVDFLNRHVWKEEEEENLSEPLWTQQTSSVLDQEQSWSFIRPDIKEEPVKPELPDAAEEQDEQELADQREPEHLLIKEEQEELQLSHVKEEPEPAGFGSDRGELGHLGIKEETGQPEPSHIKEEQSELELSCVKKEQEEPEPAAEPAAEPAAEPAAEPAGHSERSQFAVDHEEPQLLSFLIHSSQQIQQLLVTHSADGLLDSWSDQRPESEPGLDHLYRQSSSEAQGRSEAGSSGPVSDSRVHSDPEPPVKCDVCGKVFRYEHSLVEHQGVHSGVKPYACNTCGKSFTQPSGLKVHMRIHTGERPFTCETCGKSFRYSSHFHVHRRTHTGENSFTCNTCGKVFTRICSLNVHMRFHTGDWPFSCDTCGRGFSNDFQLDVHRRTHAGEWPFFCDICGKGFCRRFSLKVHRKTHTAERPYKCETCGKSFRDPSYLNVHKRIHTGKKHFCTTCGKSFTQLGSLNVHSRTHTGERPYLCVTCGKGFVNSSQLRLHSRTHTGEKPFSCDACGQSFSRNSSLVVHMRTHTGERPFQCRTCGKNFTQYGVLKIHVRTHTGEKPFPCSACGKRFNQSGSLIKHMQVHTQRKAAPP